The Xiphias gladius isolate SHS-SW01 ecotype Sanya breed wild chromosome 9, ASM1685928v1, whole genome shotgun sequence genome window below encodes:
- the LOC120794574 gene encoding translational activator of cytochrome c oxidase 1 has translation MTGAAVQRALRALLPRRLAVASGRCPAPLESVLPPAPCALAPPWTASSVRTLQLCSALCAGHNKWSKVKHIKGPKDEARGRMFMKFGMMIKIAVKDGGSNPDLNINLAHILEQCRNKNMPKASIEAAIKSVEKAKPVSQHTFEARGPGGCLLLIEVLTDNNSRSNQEIKRLLNKNGGTLSDGVRHNFTRKGVVATAAKTISTERALELAIEAGAEDVKETEDEEEQPLLQFICDMVDLNKVRASLEKQGMQIMSSGLEFVPSTLSPLDQDQLHAASTLIEALNDCPDVIRVWDNIQADS, from the exons ATGACGGGGGCGGCGGTGCAGAGGGCTCTCCGGGCCCTGCTCCCCCGGAGACTGGCTGTGGCTTCAGGCAGGTGCCCGGCCCCGCTGGAGTCCGTCCTGCCGCCGGCTCCATGTGCGTTGGCCCCCCCGTGGACGGCCTCTTCTGTCAGGACGCTGCAGCTCTGCTCCGCCTTGTGCGCCGGACACAACAAGTGGTCAAAGGTGAAACACATTAAAGGACCCAAAGACGAGGCCAGGGGAAGGATGTTTATGAAGTTTGGCATGATGATAAAAATAGCTGTGAAAG ATGGTGGATCGAACCCAGACCTGAATATAAACTTGGCACACATACTGGAGCAGTGCAGGAACAAAAATATGCCCAAAGCATCCATAGAGGCTGCAATCAAGAGTGTG GAAAAGGCTAAACCAGTGTCCCAGCACACGTTTGAAGCTCGGGGACCCGGTGGATGTCTCCTGCTCATCGAGGTCCTCACTGACAACAACTCCCGCAGCAATCAGGAAATTAAACGCCTCCTTAACAAGAATGG AGGGACGCTGTCAGATGGCGTCCGCCACAACTTCACCAGGAAGGGGGTGGTGGCAACGGCAGCCAAGACCATCTCAACGGAGAGAGCTCTGGAGCTGGCCATTGAGGCGGGAGCCGAAGATGTCAAAGAgactgaggatgaggaggagcagcCCCTCCTGCAG TTTATTTGTGACATGGTGGACCTGAATAAGGTGCGGGCCTCATTGGAGAAGCAAGGAATGCAGATCATGTCTTCTGGGTTGGAGTTTGTTCCCAGCACCCTCTCGCCTCTGGACCAGGACCAGCTGCATGCTGCTTCAACACTAATAGAGGCTCTCAATGACTGTCCAGACGTAATTCGAGTGTGGGATAATATCCAGGCTGACAGCTGA
- the LOC120794686 gene encoding potassium voltage-gated channel subfamily H member 6: MLRCSMRAAGQSSALCQSGGFKHRRQQSSMSDSDLMKSGGPGSRGPDCRSPPTPRMELLSPSKVKDRSQNVTEKVTQVLSLESDVLPEYKLQVPVTAWWILLHYSPFKAFWDWIILLLVLYTAVFTPYSAAFLLDEHGDLRHRSCGYTCNPLNVADLMVDVLFIVDIVINLRTTYVDQNDEVVTQPSRIAKHYIKGWFSIDLFAAIPFDLLIFRSGSDEMATLTSLLKTARLLRLVRVARKLDRYSEYGAAVLFLLMCTFVLIAHWLACIWYAIGFVERPYTETGWLDNLAEQLGKAYNDSDSSSGPSVKDKYVTALYFTLSSLTSVGFGNVSPNTNSEKIFSICVMVIGSLMYASIFGNVSAIIQRLYSGTTRYHTQMLRVKEFIRFHQIPGGLRQRLEEYFQHAWSYTNGIDMNAVLKGFPESLQADICLHLNRSLLQNCKAFRGGSQACLRALAMRFKTVHAPPGDTLIHYGDILDSLFFISRGSIQVIRDDVVVAILERNDTFGETIHLYDEPGKSNSDVHTITYCDLHRILRDDLLEVLDIYPSFADNFWRNLEITFDLRDADQVPPIITTDDSGDDCGYHHKPRHRIHSLDCRIRPDGIDHEDSYPLQSFHHRHSPPQAHWDDHCSCGSPCSQSSEELAKSLAHGAKVELYPPEDATHDYSSSVVQLLPPSGTSVGREAVLDRGRQASSLNVPAVYGYWPDRQSQQFSSRAWRSSSVRNSYHPPPFTEERPSELESRLEVLHSQLNRLETRMTADINVILQLLQRQIAPVPPAYSTVSSSTLPSDSPGLYGTGTPVLHSMYPISPLQMDSRAPTQNLTQTHLKFTKKSQESLSSGIHVTVASDDTMFMAVTPETETHTGLTPQLPQPSVKSSLTENSRLCGSLRYPSLPGNLDITSGLAEIQKHLSDPVLPVI; this comes from the exons ATGTTGCGCTGCAGCATGCGAGCTGCAGGCCAGTCCTCTGCTCTGTGCCAGAGTGGAGGGTTCAAGCATCGAC GCCAGCAGAGCTCCATGTCTGACTCAGACCTTATGAAGAGTGGGGGACCAGGCAGCAGGGGTCCCGATTGCCGCTCGCCTCCAACTCCCAGGATGGAGCTGCTCAGCCCCTCCAAGGTGAAGGACCGCTCTCAGAACGTCACAGAGAAGGTCACGCAG GTACTTTCTTTGGAGTCCGATGTACTGCCTGAATACAAACTCCAGGTGCCAGTGACAGCATGGTGGATCTTGCTTCACTACAGCCCCTTTAAGGCGTTTTGGGATTGGATCATTCTCCTCCTGGTCCTctacacagctgttttcactccTTACTCAGCTGCCTTCCTCTTGGATGAACATGGGGATTTACGTCATAGGAGTTGTGGCTACACATGTAACCCTCTGAATGTGGCGGACCTTATGGTGGACGTGCTGTTTATTGTGGATATAGTCATCAACCTTCGCACAACATACGTGGACCAGAATGACGAGGTGGTCACACAGCCGAGCCGGATAGCCAAGCACTATATCAAAGGCTGGTTCTCTATTGATTTGTTTGCAGCGATCCCTTTTGACCTTCTCATATTCAGATCTGGCTCTGATGAG ATGGCAACCTTAACAAgcctgctgaaaacagctcGGCTGCTGCGATTGGTCCGTGTGGCAAGAAAACTGGACCGATATTCTGAATATGGGGCTGCTGTCCTCTTCTTACTCATGTGCACCTTTGTACTCATTGCCCATTGGCTAGCCTGCATTTGGTATGCCATTGGCTTTGTGGAGAGGCCATACACAGAGACCGGTTGGCTGGACAACCTGGCTGAACAACTGGGCAAGGCATACAACGACAGCGACTCCTCCTCTGGCCCATCGGTCAAAGACAAGTATGTGACTGCTCTTTACTTTACCTTGAGCAGCTTGACGAGTGTGGGCTTCGGTAATGTTTCTCCAAACACCAACTCTGAGAAGATCTTCTCCATCTGCGTCATGGTCATTGGCT CTCTCATGTATGCCAGCATATTTGGGAATGTGTCTGCCATTATCCAGCGGCTGTACTCAGGTACAACCCGCTACCACACCCAGATGCTGCGAGTCAAAGAGTTCATCCGATTCCACCAAATCCCCGGTGGCCTGCGCCAAAGGCTGGAGGAGTACTTTCAGCATGCCTGGTCATACACAAATGGCATTGACATGAATGCT GTGTTGAAGGGGTTTCCAGAGTCTTTGCAGGCTGACATCTGTTTGCACTTGAACAGATCTCTGCTACAGAACTGTAAGGCTTTCCGTGGAGGCAGTCAAGCCTGTCTGCGTGCCTTGGCTATGAGGTTCAAGACAGTCCACGCTCCTCCAGGAGATACTCTTATCCACTACGGTGACATCCTGGactctctcttcttcatctctcGTGGTTCGATCCAGGTCATAAGGGATGATGTTGTGGTAGCAATATTAG AAAGGAATGACACATTTGGTGAGACTATCCACCTGTATGATGAGCCAGGGAAGTCCAATTCTGATGTGCACACCATCACCTACTGTGACCTGCACCGCATCCTGAGGGATGACCTGCTGGAGGTCCTGGATATCTACCCCAGCTTTGCAGACAACTTCTGGAGGAACCTGGAGATAACTTTTGACCTGAGAGAT GCTGATCAAGTGCCACCAATAATAACAACTGATGATTCTGGTGACGACTGTGGATATCACCACAAGCCAAGACACAGAATCCATTCCCTGGACTGCCGAATTAGGCCAG ATGGAATCGATCATGAAGACTCGTACCCCCTTCAGTCCTTCCATCATCGTCACTCACCTCCCCAGGCCCACTGGGATGACCACTGTAGCTGTGGATCCCCATGCTCCCAGTCCAGTGAGGAGCTGGCTAAGTCTCTTGCCCATGGTGCCAAAGTAGAGCTTTATCCTCCAGAGGATGCCACGCATGACTACTCCTCCTCTGTAGTGCAGCTGCTACCCCCAAGTGGCACGTCAGTGGGGAGGGAAGCAGTGTTGGACAGGGGCCGCCAAG ctTCATCTTTGAATGTGCCAGCAGTGTATGGGTACTGGCCAGACCGACAGTCACAACAGTTTTCCAGTCGCGCATGGCGATCTTCTTCTGTCCGCAACTCATACCACCCGCCACCATTCACAGAAGAAAGGCCCAGTGAGCTGGAGTCTCGACTTGAGGTTTTACATTCACAGCTCAACAG ACTGGAGACTCGTATGACAGCCGACATCAACGTTATTCTCCAGCTTCTCCAGAGGCAGATCGCTCCTGTACCTCCCGCTTACAGCACTGTATCATCTAGTACCCTCCCTTCTGACTCACCTGGCCTGTATGGGACTGGGACACCAGTGCTGCACAGCATGTACCCCATTTCTCCCCTACAGATGGACAGCAGAGCACCCACACAG AACTTGACCCAGACTCACCTTAAATTCACCAAGAAGTCCCAGGAATCACTGTCCAGCGGTATCCATGTGACTGTAGCGTCAGATGACACCATGTTCATGGCCGTCACCCCTGAAACTGAGACCCATACAGGGTTAACCCCGCAGCTGCCCCAGCCATCAGTTAAATCCTCCCTCACGGAGAACTCCAGGCTGTGCGGCAGCCTCCGCTACCCCTCGCTGCCGGGGAACCTGGACATCACCTCAGGACTGGCTGAGATCCAGAAACACCTGTCAGACCCTGTGCTGCCTGTCATCTGA
- the erbb2 gene encoding receptor tyrosine-protein kinase erbB-2 isoform X1 has product MEAARSLVFVGAVLLGVTGALGREVCLGTDMKLALPSSLVNHYEMLRLLYTGCQVVHGNLEITHLHGTPDLSFLQGIVEVQGYVLVAHVSVSLVPLDNLRIIRGSQLYNSSYALAVLDNTLGGQGLRTLRLRSLTEILLGAVYIWGNPQLCFPDPKNINWNDTLDEQNFYTWQHQLQPRASKCPNCSSVCEKHCWGETAQDCQTLTRNDCAPGCQRCKGPSSNDCCHMQCAAGCTGPKDSDCLACRHFNDSGVCKENCPPPTIYDPVTFQTKPNPNKKFNFGATCIKTCPYNYLAMEVACTLVCPKANQEVIITHPDGNETQKCEKCEGDCPKVCYGLGMDNLGVMDNHGITMVTSSNVEQFNKCKKIFGSLAFLPQSFARDPVTNTSGMTLEHLNAFKKLEEITGYLYIDAWPEEWTDLSVFENLKVIRGRMLYKGVFSLAIQNIHIQSLGLRSLSSVSGGLVLLHNNSQLCYTSSLPWESLLHPTQGPHRIVSHNRNPKICEEEGRVCHPLCDGGCWGPGPGQCVSCKAFRRGTECVEQCDIYQGAVREYTDGSLCVVCHTECRPLNGSASCHGPGAEHCTECRKFKDGELCVDHCPSGVKEDQQTVWKYSNATGHCLPCNTNCTLSCTVMDERGCPIDTRTGPGTTIAASVGGVVLFFILLALLVFYLRRQKKLKRKETMRRILQEHELVEPLTPSGASPNQAQMRILKETELKKLRVLGAGAFGTVYKGVWAPDGENVKIPVAIKVLRENTSPKANKEILDEAYVMAGVASPYVCRLLGICLTSTVQLVTQLMPYGCLLDYVRENKDHIGSQFLLNWCVQIAKGMSYLEEVRLVHRDLAARNVLVKNPNHVKITDFGLARLLDIDETEYHADGGKVPIKWMALESILHRKFTHQSDVWSYGVTVWELMTFGAKPYDMIPAREIPEVLEGGERLPQPLICTIDVYMIMVKCWMIDPESRPKFKNLVNDFSVMARDPPRYVVIQNDEQMSMSSPVDSQFFRTLMEEEGNNMRELLDAEEYLVPQPNLFPRTPGDGAQANGPSRHQSYRSRDQGLDFEPSITGGPRSIYSSLSTLGRSQYPTLPLGASASNGLWPPQYPTLARRPSTGGQSDSVFLDGAPDDPSLPPASPGRYCKDPTYPNGSQGDLETDGPNGFHHPHHLHHSLPRRNHGYNHNHALPEYVNQEILDLRPGIPERPSTLPRKGSRADRRLPNGLNSGHSVENPGYLVPVSSGASTSPAFDNPYYLDLVSKAKAVAGAAPGDGALERDEGLPRHVNGFVTPTAENPEYLGLADTWSGHT; this is encoded by the exons tGTGTCTGGGTACAGATATGAAGCTGGCCCTGCCCTCCAGTCTGGTAAACCACTACGAGATGCTGAGGTTGCTCTACACTGGCTGCCAGGTCGTCCATGGCAACCTGGAGATTACACACCTTCATGGAACCCCTGACCTCTCCTTCCTACAG GGAATTGTGGAGGTGCAGGGTTATGTACTTGTAGCCCATGTGTCAGTGAGTCTAGTGCCTTTGGACAACCTTCGGATCATCCGAGGCAGCCAGCTGTACAACTCCAGCTACGCCCTGGCTGTGCTGGATAACACTCTGGGTGGACAGGGGCTCAGGACACTCCGGCTTCGTAGCCTCACAG AGATCCTGTTGGGTGCGGTGTACATTTGGGGAAACCCCCAGCTGTGCTTCCCAGACCCCAAGAACATCAACTGGAATGACACCTTGGACGAGCAGAACTTCTACACCTGGCAGCACCAACTGCAGCCGCGAGCCTCTAAAT GTCCAAATTGTTCCTCAGTATGTGAGAAACACTGCTGGGGAGAAACTGCACAGGACTGCCAAACCT TGACCCGTAATGATTGTGCGCCTGGCTGTCAGCGATGTAAAGGTCCGTCGTCTAATGACTGCTGTCACATGCAGTGTGCTGCTGGATGCACAGGACCCAAAGACTCAGACTGCCTG GCGTGCCGTCACTTCAACGACAGCGGTGTGTGCAAGGAGAACTGTCCTCCACCCACTATTTATGACCCTGTCACCTTTCAGACCAAACCCAACCCAAACAAGAAGTTCAACTTTGGAGCAACCTGCATCAAGACGTGTCCCT ATAACTATCTGGCTATGGAAGTGGCCTGTACTTTGGTTTGTCCCAAAGCCAACCAGGAAGTTATCATCACCCATCCTGATGGAAATGAGACGcagaaatgtgaaaagtgtGAAGGAGACTGTCCCAAAG TGTGTTATGGTCTGGGTATGGATAACCTTGGTGTCATGGACAACCATGgcatcaccatggtaacatCTTCTAATGTGGAGCAGTTCAACAAGTGTAAGAAGATTTTTGGTAGTCTGGCCTTCCTCCCTCAGAGCTTTGCAAG GGACCCTGTAACCAACACATCAGGCATGACTCTGGAGCATCTGAATGCCTTCAAGAAACTGGAGGAGATTACAG GCTACTTGTACATTGATGCCTGGCCTGAAGAGTGGACTGACCTGAGTGTGTTTGAGAACCTGAAGGTGATCCGAGGCAGAATGCTCTACAA GGGTGTGTTTTCACTTGCCATCCAAAATATACACATCCAGTCTCTTGGGTTACGTTCACTAAGCAGCGTCAGTGGAGGTTTGGTCCTGTTGCACAACAATTCCCAGCTGTGCTACACCAGTTCACTGCCCTGGGAGAGTCTCCTGCATCCCACCCAGGGACCCCACCGCATCGTCAGCCACAACCGGAACCCCAAAATCTGCG aggaaGAGGGGCGCGTTTGTCACCCGCTGTGTGATGGGGGCTGTTGGGGTCCAGGGCCCGGCCAGTGTGTGTCCTGCAAAGCTTTCCGACGTGGCACTGAGTGTGTAGAGCAGTGTGACATCTATCAGGG GGCTGTGCGTGAATACACAGACGGATCCTTGTGTGTTGTCTGTCACACAGAGTGTCGACCTCTCAACGGCTCTGCCTCCTGTCATGGCCCG GGTGCAGAACATTGTACAGAGTGTCGAAAGTTCAAGGACGGGGAGCTCTGTGTGGACCATTGTCCCAGCGGTGTGAAGGAGGATCAGCAAACTGTGTGGAAGTACAGCAATGCGACAGGACACTGTCTGCCCTGCAACACCAACTGCACACTGTC CTGCACTGTGATGGATGAAAGAGGCTGCCCCATTGATACCAGGACAGG aCCGGGTACGACGATCGCGGCTTCAGTGGGTGGCGTGGTGCTCTTCTTCATCCTGCTGGCTCTGCTGGTCTTCTACCTGAGGAGGCAGAAGAAGCTGAAGAGGAAGGAGACCATGAGGAGGATCCTGCAAGAACATGAG CTGGTAGAGCCTCTAACACCCAGTGGTGCGTCACCTAATCAGGCTCAGATGCGTATCCTAAAGGAGACTGAGTTGAAAAAGCTCAGGGTGCTGGGTGCAGGGGCCTTTGGTACTGTTTACAAG GGAGTGTGGGCTCCTGAtggggaaaatgtgaaaataccaGTGGCTATTAAGGTATTACGAGAGAACACCTCGCCAAAGGCCAATAAAGAAATCCTTGAT GAGGCTTATGTGATGGCGGGGGTTGCCAGCCCTTACGTGTGTCGTCTTCTGGGAATCTGTCTGACCTCCACGGTGCAGCTGGTCACTCAGCTGATGCCATACGGCTGCCTTCTCGACTATGTCAGGGAGAACAAGGATCACATCGGCTCCCAGTTCCTCCTCAACTGGTGTGTCCAGATCGCCAAG GGGATGAGTTATCTGGAGGAGGTCCGGCTGGTCCACAGAGATTTGGCGGCCCGCAACGTTCTAGTGAAAAACCCAAACCACGTGAAGATCACCGACTTTGGCCTGGCCCGCCTGCTTGACATAGACGAGACCGAGTATCACGCTGATGGAGGGAAA gtGCCGATTAAATGGATGGCTCTAGAGTCTATTCTGCACAGGAAGTTCACTCATCAGAGTGACGTCTGGAGCTATG GGGTGACAGTCTGGGAGCTGATGACATTTGGTGCTAAGCCCTACGACATGATCCCAGCAAGGGAAATCCCAGAGGTTTTAGAGGGTGGAGAACGGCTTCCCCAGCCCCTCATCTGCACCATCGACGTCTACATGATTATGGTCAAAT GTTGGATGATTGATCCAGAAAGCAGACCGAAGTTCAAAAATCTGGTGAATGATTTTAGTGTCATGGCCAGGGATCCTCCTCGTTATGTAGTCATTCAg AACGATGAGCAGATGAGCATGTCCAGTCCAGTGGACAGCCAGTTTTTCCGGACACTGATGGAGGAAGAAGGGAACAATATGAGGGAACTGCTGGATGCTGAGGAGTATCTGGTGCCTCAGCCAAACCTCTTCCCCAGGACCCCGGGAGACGGGGCTCAAGCAAACGGGCCATCCAGACACCAATCATACAGA agcAGAGATCAGGGCTTAGATTTTGAGCCCTCCATCACAGGCGGCCCTCGGAGCATATACTCCTCCCTGAGCACTCTCGGCCGCAGCCAGTACCCTACCCTGCCATTAGGAGCCAGCGCCTCCAATGGCCTGTGGCCTCCTCAGTACCCGACGCTGGCTCGCAGGCCGTCGACCGGAGGTCAGTCTGACTCGGTCTTCCTGGACGGGGCCCCAGACGACCCCTCGCTGCCCCCGGCCAGCCCTGGACGCTACTGCAAAGACCCCACCTACCCCAATGGGAGCCAGGGCGACCTGGAGACAGACGGGCCGAATGGctttcatcatcctcatcaccTTCATCACTCTCTGCCCAGACGGAATCATGGGTATAATCATAATCATGCCTTGCCAG AGTACGTCAACCAGGAGATCCTGGATCTCAGACCTGGGATCCCCGAGCGGCCCAGCACGCTGCCTCGTAAAGGCTCCAGAGCAGACCGACGTCTCCCTAATGGCCTGAACTCCGGTCACAGCGTGGAAAACCCGGGATACTTGGTCCCTGTTAGCTCCGGGGCCTCCACGTCTCCGGCCTTTGACAACCCGTACTATCTTGACCTTGTGTCCAAAGCCAAAGCGGTAGCTGGGGCTGCTCCAGGGGATGGCGCACTGGAGAGAGACGAAGGATTGCCCAGGCATGTGAACGGGTTTGTGACCCCCACGGCAGAGAATCCAGAGTATCTGGGACTAGCGGACACCTGGAGTGGACATACTTGA
- the erbb2 gene encoding receptor tyrosine-protein kinase erbB-2 isoform X2, whose amino-acid sequence MEAARSLVFVGAVLLGVTGALGREVCLGTDMKLALPSSLVNHYEMLRLLYTGCQVVHGNLEITHLHGTPDLSFLQGIVEVQGYVLVAHVSVSLVPLDNLRIIRGSQLYNSSYALAVLDNTLGGQGLRTLRLRSLTEILLGAVYIWGNPQLCFPDPKNINWNDTLDEQNFYTWQHQLQPRASKCPNCSSVCEKHCWGETAQDCQTLTRNDCAPGCQRCKGPSSNDCCHMQCAAGCTGPKDSDCLACRHFNDSGVCKENCPPPTIYDPVTFQTKPNPNKKFNFGATCIKTCPYNYLAMEVACTLVCPKANQEVIITHPDGNETQKCEKCEGDCPKVCYGLGMDNLGVMDNHGITMVTSSNVEQFNKCKKIFGSLAFLPQSFARDPVTNTSGMTLEHLNAFKKLEEITGYLYIDAWPEEWTDLSVFENLKVIRGRMLYKGVFSLAIQNIHIQSLGLRSLSSVSGGLVLLHNNSQLCYTSSLPWESLLHPTQGPHRIVSHNRNPKICEEEGRVCHPLCDGGCWGPGPGQCVSCKAFRRGTECVEQCDIYQGAVREYTDGSLCVVCHTECRPLNGSASCHGPGAEHCTECRKFKDGELCVDHCPSGVKEDQQTVWKYSNATGHCLPCNTNCTLSCTVMDERGCPIDTRTGPGTTIAASVGGVVLFFILLALLVFYLRRQKKLKRKETMRRILQEHELVEPLTPSGASPNQAQMRILKETELKKLRVLGAGAFGTVYKGVWAPDGENVKIPVAIKVLRENTSPKANKEILDEAYVMAGVASPYVCRLLGICLTSTVQLVTQLMPYGCLLDYVRENKDHIGSQFLLNWCVQIAKGMSYLEEVRLVHRDLAARNVLVKNPNHVKITDFGLARLLDIDETEYHADGGKVPIKWMALESILHRKFTHQSDVWSYGVTVWELMTFGAKPYDMIPAREIPEVLEGGERLPQPLICTIDVYMIMVKCWMIDPESRPKFKNLVNDFSVMARDPPRYVVIQNDEQMSMSSPVDSQFFRTLMEEEGNNMRELLDAEEYLVPQPNLFPRTPGDGAQANGPSRHQSYRRSGLRF is encoded by the exons tGTGTCTGGGTACAGATATGAAGCTGGCCCTGCCCTCCAGTCTGGTAAACCACTACGAGATGCTGAGGTTGCTCTACACTGGCTGCCAGGTCGTCCATGGCAACCTGGAGATTACACACCTTCATGGAACCCCTGACCTCTCCTTCCTACAG GGAATTGTGGAGGTGCAGGGTTATGTACTTGTAGCCCATGTGTCAGTGAGTCTAGTGCCTTTGGACAACCTTCGGATCATCCGAGGCAGCCAGCTGTACAACTCCAGCTACGCCCTGGCTGTGCTGGATAACACTCTGGGTGGACAGGGGCTCAGGACACTCCGGCTTCGTAGCCTCACAG AGATCCTGTTGGGTGCGGTGTACATTTGGGGAAACCCCCAGCTGTGCTTCCCAGACCCCAAGAACATCAACTGGAATGACACCTTGGACGAGCAGAACTTCTACACCTGGCAGCACCAACTGCAGCCGCGAGCCTCTAAAT GTCCAAATTGTTCCTCAGTATGTGAGAAACACTGCTGGGGAGAAACTGCACAGGACTGCCAAACCT TGACCCGTAATGATTGTGCGCCTGGCTGTCAGCGATGTAAAGGTCCGTCGTCTAATGACTGCTGTCACATGCAGTGTGCTGCTGGATGCACAGGACCCAAAGACTCAGACTGCCTG GCGTGCCGTCACTTCAACGACAGCGGTGTGTGCAAGGAGAACTGTCCTCCACCCACTATTTATGACCCTGTCACCTTTCAGACCAAACCCAACCCAAACAAGAAGTTCAACTTTGGAGCAACCTGCATCAAGACGTGTCCCT ATAACTATCTGGCTATGGAAGTGGCCTGTACTTTGGTTTGTCCCAAAGCCAACCAGGAAGTTATCATCACCCATCCTGATGGAAATGAGACGcagaaatgtgaaaagtgtGAAGGAGACTGTCCCAAAG TGTGTTATGGTCTGGGTATGGATAACCTTGGTGTCATGGACAACCATGgcatcaccatggtaacatCTTCTAATGTGGAGCAGTTCAACAAGTGTAAGAAGATTTTTGGTAGTCTGGCCTTCCTCCCTCAGAGCTTTGCAAG GGACCCTGTAACCAACACATCAGGCATGACTCTGGAGCATCTGAATGCCTTCAAGAAACTGGAGGAGATTACAG GCTACTTGTACATTGATGCCTGGCCTGAAGAGTGGACTGACCTGAGTGTGTTTGAGAACCTGAAGGTGATCCGAGGCAGAATGCTCTACAA GGGTGTGTTTTCACTTGCCATCCAAAATATACACATCCAGTCTCTTGGGTTACGTTCACTAAGCAGCGTCAGTGGAGGTTTGGTCCTGTTGCACAACAATTCCCAGCTGTGCTACACCAGTTCACTGCCCTGGGAGAGTCTCCTGCATCCCACCCAGGGACCCCACCGCATCGTCAGCCACAACCGGAACCCCAAAATCTGCG aggaaGAGGGGCGCGTTTGTCACCCGCTGTGTGATGGGGGCTGTTGGGGTCCAGGGCCCGGCCAGTGTGTGTCCTGCAAAGCTTTCCGACGTGGCACTGAGTGTGTAGAGCAGTGTGACATCTATCAGGG GGCTGTGCGTGAATACACAGACGGATCCTTGTGTGTTGTCTGTCACACAGAGTGTCGACCTCTCAACGGCTCTGCCTCCTGTCATGGCCCG GGTGCAGAACATTGTACAGAGTGTCGAAAGTTCAAGGACGGGGAGCTCTGTGTGGACCATTGTCCCAGCGGTGTGAAGGAGGATCAGCAAACTGTGTGGAAGTACAGCAATGCGACAGGACACTGTCTGCCCTGCAACACCAACTGCACACTGTC CTGCACTGTGATGGATGAAAGAGGCTGCCCCATTGATACCAGGACAGG aCCGGGTACGACGATCGCGGCTTCAGTGGGTGGCGTGGTGCTCTTCTTCATCCTGCTGGCTCTGCTGGTCTTCTACCTGAGGAGGCAGAAGAAGCTGAAGAGGAAGGAGACCATGAGGAGGATCCTGCAAGAACATGAG CTGGTAGAGCCTCTAACACCCAGTGGTGCGTCACCTAATCAGGCTCAGATGCGTATCCTAAAGGAGACTGAGTTGAAAAAGCTCAGGGTGCTGGGTGCAGGGGCCTTTGGTACTGTTTACAAG GGAGTGTGGGCTCCTGAtggggaaaatgtgaaaataccaGTGGCTATTAAGGTATTACGAGAGAACACCTCGCCAAAGGCCAATAAAGAAATCCTTGAT GAGGCTTATGTGATGGCGGGGGTTGCCAGCCCTTACGTGTGTCGTCTTCTGGGAATCTGTCTGACCTCCACGGTGCAGCTGGTCACTCAGCTGATGCCATACGGCTGCCTTCTCGACTATGTCAGGGAGAACAAGGATCACATCGGCTCCCAGTTCCTCCTCAACTGGTGTGTCCAGATCGCCAAG GGGATGAGTTATCTGGAGGAGGTCCGGCTGGTCCACAGAGATTTGGCGGCCCGCAACGTTCTAGTGAAAAACCCAAACCACGTGAAGATCACCGACTTTGGCCTGGCCCGCCTGCTTGACATAGACGAGACCGAGTATCACGCTGATGGAGGGAAA gtGCCGATTAAATGGATGGCTCTAGAGTCTATTCTGCACAGGAAGTTCACTCATCAGAGTGACGTCTGGAGCTATG GGGTGACAGTCTGGGAGCTGATGACATTTGGTGCTAAGCCCTACGACATGATCCCAGCAAGGGAAATCCCAGAGGTTTTAGAGGGTGGAGAACGGCTTCCCCAGCCCCTCATCTGCACCATCGACGTCTACATGATTATGGTCAAAT GTTGGATGATTGATCCAGAAAGCAGACCGAAGTTCAAAAATCTGGTGAATGATTTTAGTGTCATGGCCAGGGATCCTCCTCGTTATGTAGTCATTCAg AACGATGAGCAGATGAGCATGTCCAGTCCAGTGGACAGCCAGTTTTTCCGGACACTGATGGAGGAAGAAGGGAACAATATGAGGGAACTGCTGGATGCTGAGGAGTATCTGGTGCCTCAGCCAAACCTCTTCCCCAGGACCCCGGGAGACGGGGCTCAAGCAAACGGGCCATCCAGACACCAATCATACAGA AGATCAGGGCTTAGATTTTGA